The DNA region CCGGGGGAGAGGAGCGTGCCAGGCTCCAACTCGCGGCTCACGGCGAGGACTTCGGCCGCCTTCCCGGGCTGGAGGACGTGCAGCGCCTCGGCGAACGCCGGCAGAGCGCGCTCGTGCGAAGTGAGGAAGCGCGCGAAGGCGTCCACCGTCAAATGCGCGTGACCCTCGGGGAGTCGGCAGCCGCATCGGTTCGCGACCATACGCATCGCTTCAGCCCTGCCCTCCGAGGTGGGAAGGACCCGGGCGACCGCCGCCACGAGGGGACGCAGGGTGGGGTCCGGCGAAAGAGCGGGAGACGTACCCCCGATCACGTACGGCGCGCCGGACCCGGTCAGCTCCGCACGGATTCGCTGCCAGGGGATGCCCCAGCCGCGGCGGATCACCTGCTGCGGGGAGAACGGCATCGGGCCGCCGGTGTCCGGGTCGGGCGGCGGTGTCAGCGAGGCCACCACCAGGCCGACGGCAGCGCCCAACTCATCGGACCACAACGGGCCTCCGCTGTACCCGTGGTCGATCGCCAGTCCGGTGGGGCTGCCGTCGAAGTACCCGACGCTGTCATCGCATTCGGTCACCCGGGCATCCGCGTACGAGGCGGCGGTCCCGCCCCCGTGCCATGCCCGCACCGACTGTCCCTTCTCCATGGGATGCCAGCGCACCGGCTGTACGTCCTCGGGCAGGCGCTCCAGCAGGGTCAGCACGGCGAGGTCGCCGCCCCACTCCAGGGGCCTGTCGCCTGCCGGCTGTCCAGGCGGTATCCACAGATCGAGCCGTGCTGCGCACTCGTGACGGCCGTGCGGGCTCTGCACCCGCGCCCGTACGGTCACCGGCCCTGGGTCTTCCGGGCTCAACTGCCTCTTGCCCACGGCGTCGTTGACGACGTGAGCGCAGGTGAGGAGGTGCTCCCCGGGAAGAAGCACGCCAGAGCCGACCGCTTTCCCATCGAGGCGGTTCAACAGGGAAACCGCCGGGGGCCGCGGGTTCCGTGGCGCCGTATGGACCCCTCCCACGGGTCAGCCCCGGGATGTGGAGGGGCGCCAGGTGGCAGCCACCTTCAAGGTCGCGTTCCCGGTGGTTCCGACGATGCCGAGCTTGAGGTCCTGCCCCACCGTCAGACCGAATTCGACGGTCACTTCGTCCGGCGGAGTCCCGGCGGCGGTGAGGGAGTCGTTGACTTCCTGGAGAAGCGGACCAAGGGGTCGCAGCGTGGTGCGCAGCGTTTCGCGCGCGAGTGTCACCGCGGCAACGGTGCCGCGGCCGACGGGGGTGGCGCCGCCGACACCCGAGGGGAGATCGGCGTCCACACTGGTCTCGGCCGCCGGCAGCTCTCCTACGGGTTCCAACTCAAGTCGTATGGCCGTGTCGTCGCTTAAGGTCAGTTCGGCGTACTGCGTCACCTTCTCATCATGCCCAAGATCGCGTTGCCCGTCTGCCGTTTGTGCGGCCGGGGGACCATGCTGAGGCGCCCCGACCAGGAGTCCAGCTTTCCGCTTGTGGAACTGTGCAAGGGATTTGCGGTGGGGGTGTGTGGCCGGGTGCCGGAGGCCCGCAACCAGAGCCGTCGCGCTGGCTACACCGAAGGGCGTGTCATGAGTTCGCGGTCACGGGTGGTACCGGACTGACCAGGGCGCAGGCCGTGAGGAAGCTGAACGCCGCAGGGCACAAGGCCGTACCGCACACGAGCTGGGCCGAATCACCCTGGCTCTTCGGCCTCGACCGCGGTGCGGGGCCCGTCGTCGTCCGGCAGGCCCCGCATCCGTATTCACACCTCGCCGTTCAGCGCCGTTCAGCGCCGCTCAGCCGAACTGCCGCTCGATCTGGGCGAGTTTCTCCTCAAGGGTGTCGAGTCTGGGCCCGGTCGTGCCGCCCTCGTCGCCCCGCACGCCTGCTCCCGCGTCCTCTCCCGCACGCGAGCCCGCGCTCGGGCTCGCGCTGTGCGACTGCGGCGCGGGCAACTGCGCGGCGGGCTGCACGGTGGGACCGGCCGGGACCTCCGCGGGGGCCGGTGCGGGCGCCGCGCGTTGGAGCCAGGGGCCGACGCGCCAGTGCTGCTGGCCGCCCAGTGCCTTCACCTTCACGCGCTCCAGCCTGTGCTGCTCTCGGCGGCGAAGACGTTCCTGCTCCTGGTTGCGCCGTTCCTCCCGTACCTCCTCGACGGCCTGGTCGAGGGTGCGTACGCCCTCCAGCAGCATCAACGACCAGGCGCGGAAGGTCTCCCGGGGTGCGCGCAGCCACCGTACGACGCGGATCTGCGGCAACGGCCGCGGAACCAGGCCCTGTTCGCGAAGCGCGGCACGCCGGGTCTGCTTCAGCGCACGGTCGAAGAGGATCGCAGCGGACACCGACATCCCCGCGAAGAACTCCGGCGCTCCCGCGTGCCCGCCGCCGCGGGGGGCGTGCACCCAGTTGAACCACGCGGAGGCGCCTGCGAACGCCCATACCAGCAGCCGCGATCCGAGCGAAGCGTCACCGTGGCTCGCCTCCCGTACGGCCATGACGGCGGAGAACATCGCCGCGCCGTCCAGCCCGAACGGGACCAGGTACTCCCAGCCGCCCGACAGCCGCAGGTTCTGTCTGCCGAAGCCGACGAGACCGTGGAAGGAGAGCGCGGCGGCGACCGCCGCGCAGCAGAAGAGGAGCAGATAGGCGGCCAGTGCGTAACCGGCCTCCTTGCGCCGCGGCGGCGCTGTTCAAGCTGCTCCCAGGAGTCGTTGGCCGAACTGCCGCCCTCGCGCGCCTGCTTGATCACTTGCTTTCCTCGTGTCGTCAGCACGACCGCCGCGAGTGAGGCGGCCAGCAGCACCGCGCCCCCCACTACCAAGCCCGGCGGTATATCCGTCTCTGCCATACCTTGCCCCCACGCCGGGCGCGGCCGCCCGTTGCCCGACCTGCCTTGCTCAGCCTGCTTCGTCCTGCTGCTTCCGTTCAGCACCGAGGCATCCCGATGCAGGACCCGGCACACTAACGTGGATCAAGCTCAAGTGCACACTGACGAGGGGCGCCCGTTGCGAGTTGGGCGTTTGTTCCCGAACTCCTCAGCGAAACAAGGGCAGTTGTGCGATGTACCCCTGGGTCCCGCGGGGCCTGGTCAGCTCACCGGGGCAGCAGGGATTTCCCCAAGTGCCCTGCGCACAGGCCGACTTGTTCTCCCTCACCGTCGGGGCGCTGCGGCCCGTCTGGGCCTGGAATCCGTCGCCTGTGGCCTGGCCCCAGGCCACGGGGTGCCCCGGGGCAGGAGGCCGACACACCTGGCCACGAGATCGATGCGGGCTGCGTTCCTTACGCCTCGGTCCCGGTGCGTGGGGCCGGGGTGGATACCCGCCGCGCGCCCGCCACCGCGCCCGCCCGCGCGCCCAACTCCCGCCTTGCGCTCCCGACTTCCTTTCAGTAATTCGTTTCAGTAACACGGCGCACGCACGGGCCCGAAGCGGTGTTGACTTCGCAGCGCGAGGTCGCGGCGGCGCAGGGTCACGGCCTTTCGCACAGTCACGGTTTGTCGCACAGTCACGGCTTGTTGGGGGATTTCCATGTACGGGGGCGGGGACGACGGCGGTCGGGGGGCACGGGGATGGCGGCGGCCGTTTCCGGACGGCGAGGGGTCGGATCCCTTTCTGCGGAGGTTCAAGGAAGCGGTGGTGCCCGGCAGCCGGCGGCGGGCGCTGCGCGAGGACGTACTGCCCGTCCTGGTGCTGGACACCACGGGCACGGACGCACACAGCACCGCACGGCGCGCGGAGCGGACGCTCGACGGGCTGGAGGACACGCTCACCCGCGGCGGGCGCACGGGCCGTGACATCACCGACGGTCCCGAAGGCTCCCACGGGCGGGACGGAGGGAGCCGGCGGGGCGCCCACGGGACACGCGACAGGGACGACAGCCGCGAGGGCGTCTTCGACCGTTTCGACGCCGCCGCCGGCGAACGCCTCGCCCCGTATGCGAGGTTGAGGCCCGGCGCGGGCGGCAGACCGGGCACGCCCGCGACCGGCGCGACCGGCACGGGTGCGACCGGCACAGGCGTACCCGGCACAGGCGTACCCGGCACCGGATATCTGGCCCTGAGGGCCGGTGAGGAGCTGCGGGCGAACACCCCCCGCAAGGGCACGCCGCTGCCGAACCGCAATCTGCGCCTGATGACGGACCTCACCGAGGGCATCCGCGAGCGCCCCAACGACCCCGTGCCGAGCGGCCGGGAGCTGCGCGACCGTGCGTACAGTCTGCGCGCGGAGGAGGCCGACGGCGGGCTGCTGCACTGGCTGGCCCGCTTCTCCGACGTCCAGTTCTCGGGCCCGCTGGCGTGGCTGGGCGATCTGGTCGCGCTGTTCGGAAAGTCGGTGCTCTACCGGTTCCCGCGCTGGTGCTGGACCTCGTGGTGGACGCGGCGGCTGCTGCGCTCGAAGCACAACTGGTACGAGCAGTGGCGGCGGATGGGCAGGACCGGCGAGTCCGTATTCGAGAAGGTCGCTCAGCTTCTGACGCGTCAGTCGGAGCGGCTGGGCCGGGACGACGAGGAGGCGGCGCGGGCGGCGCACCGGGACCTTGAGGAGCTGCTGCTGCGTGCGCTGCTGGCGGATCTGCGGGACGCGGGGCCCGGCAGGTTCGGTCCGCGTGCACGCCGCCGGCGTACGAGGCGGGTGATGCTGCTCGAACTGCCGTCGGCGGGCGAGCCGGGGGCGGACGCGGCGGGGGGCTTCCTGCGGGCGCTGAGGAACACCGCGTCCGCTCCGGGCAGGGCGTCGCTGCTGGTGGCCGCGGCGGGCTGTGCTGCGGCGTACCAGGAGGAGGACTGGCGGCGCTGCCAGAACCTGCGGCACGGCGCCGAGTTGTTCGCGCCCGTGCAGGACGCGGAGGCGCTCGCGCTGCCGCTGCTGATCCCGATGCCGTCGCAGAACTTCGACGAGGAGGGCATCTTCGTCACCCGCGTCGAGCCCGGCGGCCCCTGGCCGGGCATCACGG from Streptomyces marispadix includes:
- a CDS encoding CU044_2847 family protein — protein: MTQYAELTLSDDTAIRLELEPVGELPAAETSVDADLPSGVGGATPVGRGTVAAVTLARETLRTTLRPLGPLLQEVNDSLTAAGTPPDEVTVEFGLTVGQDLKLGIVGTTGNATLKVAATWRPSTSRG